Below is a window of Myroides profundi DNA.
TTAAAGCAGTTTGAACCTTTTGGCCCTGGTAATCCTAGTCCTTGTTTCTTGACAAAAGAGGTCTTCGATACAGGATATGCAAAATTAGCAGGAGCAAGAGGAGAACATCTAAAAGTAAGCTTTAAGCAGAGAAGAAATCCTGGATATAAGTTTAGTGCAATAGGTTTTAACCTAGGTGCTCAGTATGAGAATGTGAAGGATAAGCAGCACGTAGACATCATTTACTCTATCGAGGAGAACAACTGGAGAAATAAAACTACTATTCAATTGCAAATAAAAGACCTACAGTTGTCTTGGTAATTGAATAAAGTGTTATTTTTATCCTTGATTAAAACTAATTATCAATCCTAATTTTATAAAAAATGAAAATCGCAGTAGTAGGCGCTACCGGTATGGTAGGTGAAATCATGCTAAAAGTATTAGCGGAGAGAAATTTTCCTGTAACAGAATTAATTCCTGTGGCTTCTGAGAAGTCTGTAGGTAAGGAAGTGGAATTTAAGGGTAAGAAGTATACCATAAAGTCCATGGAAGAGGCTGTTATGATGAAGCCGGATATTGCTTTATTTTCTGCAGGAGGAAGTATCTCTCTAGAGTGTGCTCCAAAGTTCGCTGAGGTAGGTACTACAGTTATAGATAATTCGTCGGCATGGAGAATGGATCCAACGAAGAAATTAATCGTACCTGAGATTAATGCTGATTCTTTAACGAAAGAAGATAAAATTATTGCTAACCCTAACTGTTCTACTATTCAGTTAGTGATGGCATTATCTCCTTTACACAAGAAATATGGGATTAAGAGAGTGGTAGTATCAACGTATCAGTCTATTACTGGTACAGGTGTGAAAGCTGTAAAACAGCTAGAGAATGAGTACAAGGATGTGAAAGGGGATATGGCTTATAACTATCCTATACACCGTAACGCTATTCCTCACTGTGATGTGTTCGAAGATAACGGGTACACTAAAGAGGAAATGAAACTAGTAAAAGAAACGAAGAAGATTCTTAGAGATGACACTGTATTAGTAACAGCTACAGCTGTGCGTATCCCTGTAGTGGGTGGGCATAGTGAGACTGTGAATATTGAGTTTGAAAAAGATTTTGACTTAGGAGATATTAGACAAATTCTACATGAGACTCCTGGTATCACAGTACAAGATAATACAGATACAAATACTTATCCAATGCCGTTATACGCAGAAGGAAAAGACGATGTGTTCGTAGGGCGTATCAGAAGAGATGAGAGTCAGAAAAATACAATGAATATGTGGATCGTAGCAGATAACCTTAGAAAAGGAGCAGCTACGAATACCGTACAAATAGCAGAGTACTTAGTAGCAAATAAGTTAGTATAATTCACTCAGCTAAAGATATCTAAAGCATCAAGTGTATTACTTGGTGCTTTTTTTGTATATTCAATCTCGTCAATTTGTAATATTATGTAAATTGTTGATAGATTGTGTATAAAAAGTCGTATCTTATCATAAATAAGTCTTTATATACTAGTTTAATGTTTAAATTTGTAGTATGATTCTCAAAACTCGATTATTATGTGCAGAATACTGTTAATAGATGACCATCCTCTTATCGTAGAAGGATATGTGCTGGCGCTCTCTAAAGATAAATTAGGACTTGGTGAGGTTGTCTTTGAAAAGTCTTTTGACTGTTTACTTGCCAAAGAAACTATAGACGCTGCAGTGGAACGGGGTGATCTATTTGACCTTGCTATTGTTGATTTTTCTTTGCCTAGTAAGGAAGGAGCATTATTACGAGATGGAGGAGATATAGTTGCTTATATAAAGAAAGTAATGCCTTACTGTAAGACTATTATTCTGACAGGTCATACGGAAGTGATTACAATCTATAATATCGTTAAAAACATTAGACCTGATGGGTTAGTAAGTAAGCATGAGATAACACCTGATAACTTATTAGATATCGTAAAACGCGTATTGATAGGAGACCGTTATCAGAGTGATATCGTGAAGCACTGCTTAAATGAAATAGTAAGAAAAGAAGTGATGTATGATGATTATAATAGAGAGATTCTAGTGTTGTTATCTAAAGGATATAAACTACAAGAATTAGAAAATCACATTCCACTATCTAACCCTGCTATCAAGAAAAGATTGGCAAAGATGAAGCATGTGTTCGAAGTATCGGATACTGCTAATCTAATACAATTAGTACTAAAAGAAGGTTTCGTATAAGTCATGATAAAGCACTCTGTAAAGAGTGCTTTTTGTTTATATAAAGGTTTGTTACTTTTATTTTTAGCTCTAATTATTTGTAACTATGATAATTGTCATTTTTTTGCTTGGTGATCAATAGTACTTTTAATCTCGAAAAAAAGTAAGATATGAAAATAGAACAGATATATACGGGCTGTATTGCACATGCTGCTTATTATGTAGAGAGTAATGGTGAGGCGGCAATATTTGACCCTCTTCGAGATGTAGAGCCTTATCTAGAAAGAGCTAAAAGCGATAATGCAGTAATTAAGTATGTATTCGAAACACACTTTCATGCAGACTTTGTGAGTGGACACCTTGATATTATGGAGAAGACAGGAGCGAAGATTGTGTTCGGACCTACTGCGGCTCCTAGCTATGAAGCTATTATAGCAGAAGATAATCAAGTGTTTAAACTTGGGAACATTCAGATAAAAGTATTACATACTCCAGGACATACGATGGAGAGTAGTACCTATCTTATTATAGATGAAGAGGGTAAAGAGCACGCAATCATTAGTGGAGATACACTATTCATCGGAGATGTAGGTCGTCCTGACTTAGTACAGCTAGTTAAATCTGAGATTACAGAAGAGATATTGGCTAGACATTTATTCCAATCACTTCGTAATAAAATTATGGTGTTACCTGATGATGTAATCGTGTATCCTAATCATGGTGCAGGGTCTGCCTGTGGTAAGAATATGAGTAAGGAAACGGTGGATACCTTAGGTAATCAGAAAAAAACGAACTATGCGCTACGTGCTGATATGACAGAAGATGAGTTCGTAGTAGAGTTATTAACTGGATTAGCAACACCGCCTCAGTATTTTCCTAAAAATGTATTGATGAACATAACGGGATACGAGCAGCTAGATACAATCTTAGATAGAGGGAAAACTCCGCTGAGTGTAGAGGCTGTGAAGGAACAGATGAAGAAGAAAGAAGTGATTCTGTTAGATACACGTATGCCACAGACGTTCTCAGAGGGCTTTATACCTAGTAGTATTAATATTGGGCTAAATGGTCAGTTCGCTGTTTGGGTAGGTGAATTGATAAAAGATATAAAAGCACCTATCGTTCTAATTACAGAGTTGGGTAAAGAAGAGGAGAGTATGATTAGATTATCCAGAGTAGGATATGATAATACGATAGGGTATCTAGAAGGTGGAATAGAAGCATGGAAGAGTGCAGGTGAGCCAATAGATACGATTACTCGTATAACGCCTCAAGAGATGGATAGGTTGTATCTAGAGGATAAAGGAGTACTGTTAGACGTGCGTAAGATAAATGAGTTTAGATCAGAGCATCTAGAAGATTCAGTGAGTCTTCCGCTGAATGAATTAGAAGATAAAATTAATGTACTATCAAGAGATAAGAAGTATATCATCTACTGTGCTGGAGGATATAGAAGTATGATGGCTGCATCTATATTATATAAGTATGGAATTACGAATCTAGTGGATGTGTTAGGGGGATATAATGCGATAAGTAAGGAGAGTACACTAGACCATACAGACTTTGTGTGTCCTACATCTATGTTATAACTGTCTTCATGTTGTTCTCAAGATAGAGTTATAAAGGTTAGTTAGTTTACGTGTTGTAAAACACAATCGAGAACAAAAGTTAGAAAAGTTAAAAAAAAGGAAAGAAATTATGCTGAAACAGAGTAGGTATTTATAGCTTTGTTTATCATAATAGACGTAATATGGCAAAAATAGTAGGATTAGTAGGTGTAGGACTAATCGGAGGGTCTATCGTTTTAGACCTTAAAGAAAAAGGGTTTGTAACGAAGGTATTGGCTTCAGATTTATCTGAGCGCAATGCCAGTAAGGCATTAGAACTACGTATCGCAGACGAAATCGTAGAACTAGATGCGTTAATAGAGAAATCAGATATTATCATTATAGCAACACCAGTGAATGCGAGTGTGAAACTGGTGTCGTATGTGTTAGACAGAGTAGGAGATGGACAGTATGTAATGGATGTGGGGTCTACGAAGTCTTTATTAGATAAAGAGATAGAAGGGCATAGCAGAAGAGGGCAATTCGTAGCTACGCATCCGATGGCAGGTACAGAGTTTAGTGGACCAGAGGCGGCGTTTAAAGGGTTGTTTAAAGATAGGGTGGCAATCATCTGTAACCCTGAAAAGTCTAATCCTAAAGCCCTAAATGCAATCTCTGAACTATATTATCACTTAGAGATGCGCATGATTTTAATGGATGCTGACTCGCACGATGAACATGTAGGATATGTGTCTCATCTGTCTCATGCGATATCTTATGCACTGGCAGTAGCAGTCTTAGATAAAGAGAAAGATGATACAGCTATCTTTAATCTAGCAGCAGGAGGGTTTGCTTCTACTGTTCGATTAGCAAAGAGTTCAGTAGATATGTGGTTGCCTATTTTTGAGCAGAATGCAGAGCATGTATTGCCTATTTTAGATACATATCTGGAGAAGTTAACTCAGTTCAAAACGTATTTAGAAGCAGGAGATACTAAGGGATTGGCTGGTTTTATAGCAGAGGCAAATCGCATAAAGGATAAATTGAAAAAATAAGTAGAGAGTGCTAAAGATAAAGTAGTTTTGATTAACTTGTTAGTTCAATAAAAAATAGACATTATGATTACACATATAGTGATGTGGAGGCTGAAAGATGAAAATAAAGAAGCCAATAAATTAGAAATAAAACGACTATTAGAAGATTTAAAAGGAAAGATAGAGGTACTAGAATCTATCGCTGTATCATTTAATGACCCTGAAGCAGATCCAAAAAACTTCGAAGTGATTTTACATACAACATTTAAGAATCTTCAAGACTTAGATATTTATGCAAAACACCCTGAGCATCTAAAAGTAGTTGATTTTATTAAATCAGTAGTAACAGAGAGAGTAGCCATAGACTACTAGTGATGTATAATAGTACAGCTTTTTTTGTATAAAAAGTTAGTTATTTAGTTATCGATTTTAGTTTAAAAGCAGTTTGTCCAATGGGATAAGCTGCTTTTTTTATTGGTGTAAATAATAGGATTGAAGACTTAATGTGTGTGTTTTTAGTTTTATATTGATATTTTATGTTTAAATTTAACTTAAAATAGTAATTGATTAAAGTGTTATATGAAAAGAATAGCCCTGTCATTATTGTGTTTAATGTTGCCTGTACTAACGGTTACAGCACAGACTAAAATAGATTTTACAGATATAGAAATTGTCAATCTTGGAGATGGCCAACGCTATATTAAAGAAGTTAAGTCATCTACTCCTCTTAATGGAAAGAAACGAATCATAAACGGAGTAACCGAACAGTATATAGATGTGGACTTAAAGGATGGTATGTTAAATGGTAAATGGGAGTACTACGATAAAAGTAAGTTGAAAGAATTACTTAATTTTAAAAATGGGTACATGGATGGCAAGCAACAAGCTTTCTTTGTGGCAACTGGTAAGCCGGAATATGAAGGGAATATGAAGATGGGTAAGAAACACGGAGAGTGGATATACTTCAGTAGTAATGGAAATAAACGTGAGATGGAGGTATATGCAGATAATAGTATGACAAAACGCGTTACTTACTATACTAGTGGTCAGGTAGAGCAAGAGCGAAACTTTAAACAAGGTAAAGAAGATGGTGTGTCTAAGGCATTCACTAATGAAGGAAAGATGAAGTATGAACGTACATTCGTCAATGGAAAACAGATCGGTAAAGAGCGTTCATTGATTTCGTCTAACAATGGTGATTTCTTTATCACTTGTAATTATAATGACAAAGGAAATAAAGATGGTGATTACACTGAAGAATGGGCTGATTCTAAAAAGCCAAAAGCTAAAGGAAAATATCTGAATGGACAGAAGGATGGTAAATGGACTGAATGGACTTCTAGAGGAGATGTGAAGAAGGAAGAAACATACAAGAATGGTGTGAGACAGTAATCTAATCAACAATTAATTAATGCAAAAGAGAATAACTCTTCTTTTAGGTGTAATGATGCTATTTAGTAATTATATACCTACAGATAAAGCATTTGATTTGAAGAGGAACTATAATTTTTGGTGAATAAGGAAACTCTTGTAATAAGAGAAAAAGGAAAGATAATACTTAATATACGTATGCTAGAGAGTCTTCCTGAACTAAAATAATATAATAAAACAAAAGCTCTTAGAGATTCTCTAAGAGCTTTTGTTTTTAATCTTGCATAAATGCACCTATAGGGATGATAACCATACCTGATACATTATAGCCCTGTACTTTAGTGATAAATAGAGGCATATTCTTAACCTGTTGAAGTATTTTATCTTCGATAGTTGAAGGAACTTCTAGTAAATACATATTGATAGGTTCTGCTGTACCATCTAGGTTAACACTTAATGTCAGTCTTGCATCAGAAGCTAATTGTATATTTTCTTCATTCAGTATTGAGATGATATTGTGATAAGTCCATTCTACTAAAGCTCTATCTCCTCCAGGGAATACAGGAGCGATAGGTTTGTTATCTTTAAACTTAGGAGGTAAGTCAGCAGGATGTTCTGTTAGATCTCTTACTTCTTTTACCTTCATTAATATCCCCTTATCATTAGGTGTATAGACCTTATGGTGTAGTTTATTGTTTATAAGATCATATTCGATATGATGTAGTTCGGTATCGTTCTTTCTGTAGATACCATTAGTGATGGTAGTATTGGTGCTTAAGTCTCTAACTTCTGCAGATAGCGCAGTTCTAGATATGTCGCCTACTATGATATAATCTGTTTCTTCAGTTGTATCTGTTTTGATGATTTGCGTATATATTTTGAAAGGATATCCTTGTAAGATAATCTCCTCTCTAAGTTCCTGTTCTTGAGCGTTCATTGAGATAGCTGTGCATACTAAGACAAGTAGTGCTATGATTTGCTTCATATTTTTGAGTAGAATAAGTGGTTTCGATTAGTATTGTAATAAGATATATTACAAGTTATTAGTTGTATTAAAAAAGCTCTTAGAGTATTTCCAAGAGCTTTTAGTATTGTTATTCTTCCATTTCTCCACAGATAGGAGTCTCGAAAGCAGTTTTAAAGTCTGTTAAGTCTTTTTGTTTGAGTAAGAACATTAGCTTAGTAATGGCAGCCTCTGTGGTAATATCTTTACCAGAGATAACGCCTATTTCTTTTAGCTCTGTACTTGTCTCATATTTACCCATATGTACACTACCGCTAGAACACTGAGTAACGTTGATTACTTTAAGTCCCTTTTTAATAGCCTGTCCTAATGTTGTTAAGAACCATGCTTCAGTAGGTGCATTACCAGCTCCATAAGTCTCAAGTACGATTCCTTCAAGATCTTTAATATTTAGAATAGCCTCTAATACATTCTGCTGTATACCAGGGAATATCTTTAGAATCATCACATTACTAGACATTTCTTTATGTACGAGTAATGGTTCTTGAGTATGTGTATAGTTGAGTAGAGGTTTATTGATACGCAGGTTCACTCCTGATTCTGCTAAATGAGCAATATTAGGAGAGGTAAACGCATTAAATAATTCAGCACTTACTTTAGAAGTTCTATTTCCTCTATATAATTTGTATTCAAAGTATAAACATACCTCCTGAATGACAGGAGTATTGTTCTCTTGTACAGCAGCTACCTGAATAGCCGTGATAAGGTTTTCTTTAGCATCTGTACGCAAGTCTCCAATAGGAAGCTGAGAACCTGTTAATATTACAGGTTTGCGCAAGTTCTGAAGCATAAAGCTTAGTGCAGATGCTGAGTATGACATCGTATCCGAACCGTGTAGAATAACGAATCCGTCAAACTTATCATAGTTCTCTTCTACTACACTTGCCATCTTCCCCCATAAGGCAGGGCTCATATCAGAAGAGTCTATCGGTGTTTCGAATGAATAGGTCTCTATCGAACACTCTAGCATGTGTAACTCAGGTATACGCTCTACTAACTGATCAAAATTGAACGCACGTAAAGCACCTGTTTTAAAGTCTTTTACCATACCGATAGTTCCACCAGTATAGATTAAAAGAATAGCAGGACTATTGTTCATCACTCAATTTTAGTTTATTAATAACAGGATTAGCATACATAGCTAAGAAGCCATCTACGATTATTTTGTTCTCTTTATCTACACGTAGTTCAAGACGTCTTTCAAATAATTGCCTCTCTTTCTCTGTATATTTATCAGCGAACTTATTGCTGTTATGCATAATATCATAAGCAATATAGTTAGTAGGCCATAAGAAATAGTTAGCAATAATAGACTTATCTATTTCTGTAGCTACAGCTTGCATTTGCTTATTAGTCTTATCTACAGTGTTTTTAATATTATCTAATTCTTGGTCTAGAACATCTCCTACATGGATATGAATACCACGTTTTTGACCGATGATTCCACTGTATAAGTTGATAAAGTCTTCATTCTTATCTTTGATATATACTTCATCATTCGCTTTAGCTAATAGCTGAGGCATCTTAAGTGCATCCGTAGGATCATACTCATATGAGATAGATACAGGTACTATCTTCACTTTTTTGAAGTAGTCCATTAAGTTAGCCTCATCAGACGCCATTCCGATCATCTTCAGCACTCCCTGATGAGTTGCATCATTTCCATCTTTGGTACGTCCTTCTCTCTGTGCTATCCACACAGATCTGTTCTCTTCGAATAAAAGATGTTGTATATATTCAGACATTAGTTTAGAACTTTCTAATAGTTCTCTAGGTGGTAATCCACGTTTAACTAAGAAGTTTCTATTTACTTTAGCTAGCGCTAGTAAAAATGATTTCTGCACTAGGTTATCCCCTATAGCAGAGGCTGTCATAACTAATTTATTGTCTTTAAGAGCAACGTTGAGAAGAGAAGTATCCATAAGGATATCTCTATGGTTAGATACGTATAGATAAGCTGTGTCTTTATCTAATTTATCAAACCCAGAAGTTGTCAAACCATTAGAGCTTTTCTCTAGGATTCGTTGAATAGAGTGGTAGGCAAAATCATCTTGAAATTGTTGAATAGACTTTACTTCCTTTAAGGCATTCATCCATTCCTCTTCCGTTTTATTAGGAAAAGTATATCCCATTAACGCTTTTATCATTGGGTGTTTAGAAATCTGTTGCAAGACTTCGTGTACCTCGTGATCGTGGTAGTGGCGTATAGAATCAAACTTAGACATTAGTGTAATGTATTATTATAAACAAGTTATGTTGTTTTCGTGTTTTAAATTCCAAACACAGCTATTGAATTTGCTGTAGTTTGTTTTGCTATCTCTTCTAGAGGAAGCGCGTAAATATCGGCTAATTTTTCTGCAATATTTACGATATATGCACTTTCATTTCTTTTTCCTCTAAAAGGGACAGGTGCAAGGTACGGAGAATCAGTCTCTAATACGATATGCTCTAGCGGTATTTTGTTTAAAAACTGATCTATTTTACCATTTTTAAACGTTGCTACCCCACCTATACCTAGCTTTAGGTTATAAGAAATAGCTTTTAGCGCTTGCTCTTCTGTACCTGTGAAGCAGTGGAATATCCCTCTAAGGCCTTCTCCTTTTTCTCGTTCTAGTACTTCGAACACTTCGTCAAAAGCATCTCGACAGTGTATATTAATAGGCAATTTATATTTCTTTGCCAATTGTATTTGATATTGAAAAGCTTCTTGCTGTATGGCTAAAGTACTTTTATCCCAATACAGGTCAATGCCTATCTCTCCTACAGCGTAATAAGTACGTCGTTCGAGTTCACGCTCTACGTAAGCTAACTCCTCTTTATACGTTTCTGGCTTTACATCAGTAGGATGTAGTCCCATCATAAGAAATACATTATTAGGGAACTCTTGCTCTAGTTCAAACATTGCATTGCTGTAACTTGAATCTATCGCTGGTATAAAAAAACGCGTAACTCCACTAGATATTGCACGATTTATTGTTTCTTTACGATCTTCTGCAAAAGCATCTGAGTATAAATGTGTATGCGTGTCAGTAAATATCATTCTAATATTGTATTTTTCTATAATGTTAGATTAATGCTACAAAAGTACCTTTTAAAAAGAATTTAAACTACATTTGATTGATGGAAAACATGAAAGATATATTAAAAAAGGGAGGATATAAGAAAATTAAGTTTAAAATATCTAAAACGAACCACCTTTTTATCAAGGCTAAAATCAATGGAATCCTAGGAGACTTTATCCTAGATACAGGAGCATCTAATAGTTGTATTGATTTTAGTCATATAGACCATTTTAATATTTTTCCTGAGAACTCATCTACTAAAGCTTCAGGTGCAGGAGCTAATGGAATGCATACCCAAGTAGCTTATCATAATCATTTACAAATGAGCCGTTGGCATAACAAGAGTTTTAACCTAGTAATTATAGATTTAACTCATGTCAATGTTGCCTTAATAGAGTATAAAGTAAAGACTGTACACGGGATTATAGGCTCAGATGTATTACTACAAGGGAATGCAATTATTGATTATAAAGAGCAAGTGCTTTATATTCAATAAATCTATTGTCTTGATTTACTCCACTCTTCTGCTACTAGTTCTAATTCTTTATACCAGTCTTCACCATATTTTCTGATTAGAGGGGCTTTTAAGAACTTATATACAGGTACACTTAACTCTTGACCTAGCGTACAAGCATCACTACAGATATGCCATTTGTGATAGTTCACAGCAGAGAAAGAAGAGAACTCTTTGATACGTATAGGATATAAGTGACATGAGATAGGCTTTTTCCAGTCGATTAGACCTTCGTTATACGCTTTCTCTATTCCACATAGTGCCATTTCATTTTCGTAGATTACATAAGCACATTCTCCACCTTCTATTAGAGGAGTCTCATACTCATCATCATCACCATATACAGATGTACCTTGTTCTTCTATTGCCTTAATACCTTCAGGACGTAAGAAAGGTTTTACTTTATCATATACAGCTCTAAGTATCTCTACTTCATCATCTTCTACAGGTGCTCCTGCATCTCCGTCTATACAGCACTCCCCTTTACAAGCCGAAAGGTTACATACGAATTCTTTTTCTAGAACTTCTTCTGATACGATTGTTTTTCCTATTTGAAACATCTGAATATTATAATTAATTGGCTGCAAAATTACAAATCTTTATGTAATAAAGAGACTTACCCTTTAGATTAACCTTTTTCACTAAGTAATTTAGGATGAATATAAAGTTCATAATATAAGATAGTTGTATCAGATCAGTAGAATAGTGTTAATTACGCTATTATTTTACGTGTTAATATTTTTTAGATTATTTCATATTAGCGCTTATATCTATGAGGTGAGATTCAACAATAGTGATGACTTCTTGATAAAAATAGTGAAAAACCACGTTTTATGACTTTAATATCTCGTTGTTAAAATATATAGTGGTAATGTTAAAGGATTGTCCGAGTGGTGGTTTTTTTGTACTTTCGGATGGTAAAATCAAATTCTTTATCATTCGAAATGAAAATTTTTAGTTACATAGTTATAGCATTTGTAGTTGCATTGATTGTATTAAATATCACAATGTTAGACTTTAATAACCTATTCCAAGGGGATAGTCTAATCGCATTAATAGGTATTGTAGCCTTGCTTTGTGCAGTATGCATCTTATTGATTTACCGTACATCTAAAATGATAAACGATAAAACAAAATAAGACCTATGGAAGTATTCGATGTACTAATCATAGGGGGAGGTGTATCAGGAGTTTCTTGTGCACAAGTTATTGGTAGTGCTGTAAAGAAACCTTTTGTAACAGATAAGAAAGTAGGTATTATTATGCATCAGAAGAGCTCAATGCTTCAAGATGCTATCTTCTATAATGCTTATGGAGTAAAACAAGGAACTTTAGGAAAAGACCTATTAGAACAGTCTATAGAAGACTTAAATTACTACAACCACATTGACCAAATCGCAGGTGAGAAGGTTATTTCTGTACAGAAGAGAGATGGAGTATTTGAAGTTAAGACGAATAAGGAAGTATACTATACTTCACTTGTAGTAGTAGCTATTAATTCTAGTCCTACTTTTGAAGTAGAAGGATTAATGGAATATGTGATACCACATAAGAAGTCACTAGCTGCTAAGAATAGAATCCAGTTGAGAAACGAAGATCATTTAGTGACAGAAGGAGTTTATGTGGCAGGAACATTAGCAGGACATAGAAGTCAGTTAGCAATAGCTGCAGGTAGTGGAGCTGCTGTAGCTACAGACATTCTGACTTTGTGGAATGGGGGAATAGAAACACATAGCCATGATAGTACTAGAGTGAAGTAATAAGATAAAAAAAAGAGGTAGTTTAATCCAGATTAAACTACCTCTTTTTTTTGTATTGATATTTTTTAACCTAGATTATGCAATAGACATATAAACGAAAAGTAATTATACAAAATAGGTCTGAATTAGTGATAAAAGGATACTATAGTATGGTTTTAGAGCTAATGAAAGAACTATGAAGTAGAATTGCTTTGTAGTATTTGGCTAATGCGTAATGTGGGTTTAATAAACCAATCCTACATTATCTATCCATAAACGGCTATCCGTATTACCGATATACGCCCCTCCATTACTAGAAGAGAATTGTACGATTAGGTGAGTTACCTCGTCATCAGCAGTACCCCAACCTTCTTCTATGATCGGCACCATCTTACCTTTGCTATTTCTAGTGTAGTATGCATTGCTACCTGTTCTCAGTGCCATGTGAGCACCATAGTAACTCTGCTTCGTGATATCACCATAGTTTACAGTCAGACGGTGTTTGTTTTGCCATGTTTTTACAGACTTATCCATCAGTTCCCATCCCGTACCTATACGTTTAGCATACACATTTCCATCTTTGTCTTCCCATCTCTTTTGTAGTAGAATCTGTATCTCAGCTTTATCATTTCGCTTAGCATCAGTTCCGCTTCCCATACCATTCACACGTTTAGAAGGACCACCAGTAGTTACTTTATAGTCGAACTGTAGTGCTTTAGGCTTTTTAGTAAAAGGAATACCTGTTACTAGTTTACTTTGAGGGTTTTTAGTATCTGTGATAGGTTCTATCATTTCTCCTAAGAAGATTGTTCCACTAGCGAGTACATTGATATTAATTACCCCTAGTACTTTCACTTTCTCTATACGAGTCTCTAAACGAGCAGCGTACCCATTATCTCTTTTTTCAGGGAATACCGTTACACTCCCTTTCGTTATACCACTTACAGTAGCTAGTACAGATGAGGTAGCCCAAGGAGACTTTTTATTCTTATAAGGTGTATTGTCTTTTAGCGTATCTTTTGTTTCAGTGATCTCGTATAGGTATTGTGTATTACCCCCGATGATAAACGATTCTTTAATCTCGCGTACCATCCAGTGATCCATATTACCTAGTTTTATAGACTCTACTTTTTCACTCTGCGCCGTAGCTAGCAGTGGCATAGTACACATTGCTAGGGCTAGTATCTTTAGTTTAGTTTTGTGTATCATTGTTTTGTTGTTTATTCTTTAATATTATTCTTTTTCAGCATTTCGAAATCTTCTTTCTTCAAGTTCATTTTAGTATAAGGAACAGCGATATCGTGGTCATTTAAATACATACGAGCTTCTGCATTAAAAGCTCTATTGACTAACGATAAGTCCTTTTCTAGATAAGAAGTGCGAATATGTGCTGCATTGATCATC
It encodes the following:
- a CDS encoding asparaginase; this translates as MNNSPAILLIYTGGTIGMVKDFKTGALRAFNFDQLVERIPELHMLECSIETYSFETPIDSSDMSPALWGKMASVVEENYDKFDGFVILHGSDTMSYSASALSFMLQNLRKPVILTGSQLPIGDLRTDAKENLITAIQVAAVQENNTPVIQEVCLYFEYKLYRGNRTSKVSAELFNAFTSPNIAHLAESGVNLRINKPLLNYTHTQEPLLVHKEMSSNVMILKIFPGIQQNVLEAILNIKDLEGIVLETYGAGNAPTEAWFLTTLGQAIKKGLKVINVTQCSSGSVHMGKYETSTELKEIGVISGKDITTEAAITKLMFLLKQKDLTDFKTAFETPICGEMEE
- a CDS encoding 1-acyl-sn-glycerol-3-phosphate acyltransferase yields the protein MSKFDSIRHYHDHEVHEVLQQISKHPMIKALMGYTFPNKTEEEWMNALKEVKSIQQFQDDFAYHSIQRILEKSSNGLTTSGFDKLDKDTAYLYVSNHRDILMDTSLLNVALKDNKLVMTASAIGDNLVQKSFLLALAKVNRNFLVKRGLPPRELLESSKLMSEYIQHLLFEENRSVWIAQREGRTKDGNDATHQGVLKMIGMASDEANLMDYFKKVKIVPVSISYEYDPTDALKMPQLLAKANDEVYIKDKNEDFINLYSGIIGQKRGIHIHVGDVLDQELDNIKNTVDKTNKQMQAVATEIDKSIIANYFLWPTNYIAYDIMHNSNKFADKYTEKERQLFERRLELRVDKENKIIVDGFLAMYANPVINKLKLSDEQ
- a CDS encoding TatD family hydrolase: MIFTDTHTHLYSDAFAEDRKETINRAISSGVTRFFIPAIDSSYSNAMFELEQEFPNNVFLMMGLHPTDVKPETYKEELAYVERELERRTYYAVGEIGIDLYWDKSTLAIQQEAFQYQIQLAKKYKLPINIHCRDAFDEVFEVLEREKGEGLRGIFHCFTGTEEQALKAISYNLKLGIGGVATFKNGKIDQFLNKIPLEHIVLETDSPYLAPVPFRGKRNESAYIVNIAEKLADIYALPLEEIAKQTTANSIAVFGI
- a CDS encoding retropepsin-like aspartic protease, with the translated sequence MENMKDILKKGGYKKIKFKISKTNHLFIKAKINGILGDFILDTGASNSCIDFSHIDHFNIFPENSSTKASGAGANGMHTQVAYHNHLQMSRWHNKSFNLVIIDLTHVNVALIEYKVKTVHGIIGSDVLLQGNAIIDYKEQVLYIQ
- a CDS encoding DUF3109 family protein, yielding MFQIGKTIVSEEVLEKEFVCNLSACKGECCIDGDAGAPVEDDEVEILRAVYDKVKPFLRPEGIKAIEEQGTSVYGDDDEYETPLIEGGECAYVIYENEMALCGIEKAYNEGLIDWKKPISCHLYPIRIKEFSSFSAVNYHKWHICSDACTLGQELSVPVYKFLKAPLIRKYGEDWYKELELVAEEWSKSRQ
- a CDS encoding FAD-dependent oxidoreductase, with the protein product MEVFDVLIIGGGVSGVSCAQVIGSAVKKPFVTDKKVGIIMHQKSSMLQDAIFYNAYGVKQGTLGKDLLEQSIEDLNYYNHIDQIAGEKVISVQKRDGVFEVKTNKEVYYTSLVVVAINSSPTFEVEGLMEYVIPHKKSLAAKNRIQLRNEDHLVTEGVYVAGTLAGHRSQLAIAAGSGAAVATDILTLWNGGIETHSHDSTRVK
- a CDS encoding PCMD domain-containing protein, with amino-acid sequence MIHKTKLKILALAMCTMPLLATAQSEKVESIKLGNMDHWMVREIKESFIIGGNTQYLYEITETKDTLKDNTPYKNKKSPWATSSVLATVSGITKGSVTVFPEKRDNGYAARLETRIEKVKVLGVININVLASGTIFLGEMIEPITDTKNPQSKLVTGIPFTKKPKALQFDYKVTTGGPSKRVNGMGSGTDAKRNDKAEIQILLQKRWEDKDGNVYAKRIGTGWELMDKSVKTWQNKHRLTVNYGDITKQSYYGAHMALRTGSNAYYTRNSKGKMVPIIEEGWGTADDEVTHLIVQFSSSNGGAYIGNTDSRLWIDNVGLVY